One genomic region from Panthera tigris isolate Pti1 chromosome D1, P.tigris_Pti1_mat1.1, whole genome shotgun sequence encodes:
- the LOC102951114 gene encoding olfactory receptor 5W2-like: protein MDKENCSSLTEFFLLGITDNSEIKVTLFTTILLIYLTNLLANLGMIILIRMNSQLNTPMYFFLSHLSFCDLCYSTAIGPKMLVDLLAKNPSIPFVGCALQFLIFCMFVDSECLLLAVMAFDRYKAISNPLLYTVNMSSRVCFLLMAGVYVLATADALIHTTLTFRLCFCGSKEINHFFCDVPPLLLLSCADTQLNELAIFTIFGFIELSTISGVLVSYCYIILSVLKIHSAEGRFKAFSTCTSHITTVAIFQGTMIFMYFRPISSYSLDQDKMTSLFYTLVIPMLNPLIYSLRNKDVKRALEKLKNKLQS from the coding sequence atggacaaagaaaactGCTCCTCCTTGACTGAATTCTTTCTCTTGGGAATTACCGACAACTCTGAGATCAAAGTGACTCTATTCACCACCATCCTGCTTATTTATCTCACTAATCTCCTGGCAAACCTCGGAATGATTATTCTAATTAGAATGAATTCTCAGCTGAACACACCAATGTACTTTTTCCTTAGCCACCTCTCTTTCTGTGACCTCTGTTATTCCACAGCAATTGGGCCCAAAATGTTGGTAGACCTTTTAGCCAAAAACCCATCAATCCCTTTCGTTGGCTGTGCTCTGCAATTCTTGATCTTCTGTATGTTTGTAGATTCCGAGTGCCTACTGCTGGCGGTGATGGCCTTTGATCGGTACAAGGCCATTAGCAACCCCTTGCTCTACACGGTCAACATGTCCAGCAGAGTGTGCTTCCTGCTCATGGCCGGGGTTTACGTGCTGGCAACGGCAGATGCTTTGATACACACGACACTAACATTCCGGTTATGTTTCTGTGGATCAAAGGAGATTAATCACTTCTTCTGTGATGTACCCCCTCTCCTATTGCTCTCTTGCGCAGACACACAACTCAACGAATTAGCAATATTCACCATTTTTGGCTTCATTGAACTGAGCACCATTTCAGGAGTCCTTGTCTCTTATTGTTATATAATCCTATCTGTCCTGAAGATCCACTCTGCTGAGGGGAGGTTCAAAGCTTTCTCCACCTGCACCTCCCACATAACTACTGTTGCAATTTTCCAGGGGACCATGATCTTCATGTATTTCCGGCCGATTTCTTCCTACTCTCTTGATCAAGACAAAATGACTTCCTTGTTTTACACCCTTGTGATTCCCATGTTAAACCCACTGATTTATAGCCTACGGAACAAGGACGTAAAAAGGGccttagaaaaattgaaaaacaaattacagtCTTAA